In Candidatus Latescibacterota bacterium, a genomic segment contains:
- the rpoN gene encoding RNA polymerase factor sigma-54: MEMKMGMRLGMQQRLVMTPRLQQALKLLQMPTLELQQVLKQEILQNPLLEEVDDIVDSQEDDKDDNEEEKEESADKDDQDEWDDFYDTAWTGGGTAETEEREDFVERVPVAKQSLSEYFFNQLRLATEDERFLQIGEYIIGSLDDSGYLTSSIEDIARTFDADTAEIEGVLKLIQTFDPPGVGARDLRESLLIQLEMKGLEDSMAAQIVRGHFEEFKQKKYLDLSKKLKISMKEIQNQASVIGTLNPKPGLDILADGPKYVIPDLVVERVGEKYVIFLNDRNVPRLRISQSYKDELRSNSDIDPKTRDFIQGRLKNAKWLIQTIEQRRRTMIKVMESIVEEQAAFFEKGTAALRPLTLQQVASKIGMHESTVSRVTTNKYVQTPRGVFELKFFFSSALSTQSGEEVSAKSAKLRIKGIIANEDTKKPLSDQKIADILESDGLIIARRTVAKYREQLGILPARHRKEY, encoded by the coding sequence ATGGAAATGAAGATGGGGATGCGACTCGGAATGCAGCAGAGGCTGGTAATGACGCCACGACTTCAACAGGCGTTGAAATTGCTGCAGATGCCGACCCTTGAACTTCAGCAGGTACTCAAGCAGGAGATCCTTCAGAATCCTCTCCTGGAGGAAGTCGACGACATTGTTGACAGCCAGGAGGATGATAAGGATGATAATGAAGAAGAAAAGGAAGAGTCGGCCGATAAGGACGATCAGGACGAATGGGATGATTTCTACGACACGGCATGGACCGGTGGCGGGACCGCCGAGACGGAGGAAAGAGAGGATTTCGTAGAGAGAGTACCGGTTGCCAAGCAGAGTCTGTCGGAATATTTTTTCAACCAGTTGCGTCTTGCCACTGAGGACGAGCGGTTCCTGCAGATCGGTGAGTATATAATCGGAAGCCTTGATGATTCGGGTTACCTGACCAGCAGCATAGAGGATATTGCCAGGACGTTCGACGCTGATACGGCGGAGATCGAGGGAGTATTGAAACTCATCCAGACCTTCGATCCTCCAGGTGTGGGAGCCAGAGACCTCAGGGAATCTCTTCTTATCCAGCTGGAGATGAAGGGACTTGAGGACAGTATGGCCGCACAGATCGTCCGTGGACATTTCGAGGAGTTCAAGCAGAAGAAATATCTGGATCTGAGTAAGAAACTCAAGATCTCGATGAAAGAGATCCAGAACCAGGCTTCAGTCATCGGCACCCTCAATCCCAAACCCGGGTTGGATATTCTGGCAGACGGCCCAAAGTATGTGATACCCGATCTCGTCGTGGAAAGAGTGGGCGAGAAATATGTGATCTTCCTCAACGACCGTAATGTGCCCCGGCTTCGGATCAGTCAATCGTACAAGGACGAACTGAGGAGCAATTCGGACATCGACCCGAAGACCAGGGATTTCATCCAGGGCAGGTTGAAGAACGCCAAGTGGCTCATTCAGACTATAGAGCAACGTCGCAGGACGATGATAAAGGTAATGGAAAGTATCGTAGAAGAGCAGGCGGCATTCTTCGAAAAAGGAACCGCTGCCCTCAGGCCCCTCACTCTGCAGCAGGTGGCCAGCAAGATCGGGATGCATGAATCCACGGTCAGCAGGGTGACGACCAATAAATATGTACAGACTCCACGCGGGGTCTTCGAATTGAAGTTCTTCTTCAGCTCAGCTCTCAGTACACAGTCGGGAGAAGAAGTCTCGGCCAAGAGTGCCAAGCTGAGGATCAAGGGTATCATTGCCAACGAGGATACGAAGAAGCCTCTGAGTGACCAGAAGATCGCCGATATCCTTGAAAGTGACGGATTGATAATAGCTCGCAGGACAGTTGCCAAGTACAGAGAACAGCTTGGCATACTTCCGGCAAGGCACAGGAAAGAATATTGA
- the raiA gene encoding ribosome-associated translation inhibitor RaiA, with the protein MKLTTTARHFEAEPGLLEHTEERLLRLKRYFDHILNVDVIMSVEKFRHIAEINVHVNGHDFNAKEESEDMYTSIDNTAKSLERQIKRFKAKLKSSHQKSKKHMKEHIPREIVIKSDSVGSASGIELLENIDRELVMLNVEEAILSMNKVSEDFLLFNNTESGRLNFVYKRSDGHYGVIDISE; encoded by the coding sequence ATGAAACTGACTACGACAGCCAGACATTTTGAAGCTGAACCCGGCCTTCTTGAGCATACCGAGGAGAGGCTGCTTAGGCTGAAGCGCTATTTCGATCACATCCTTAATGTCGATGTCATTATGTCAGTCGAAAAATTCCGTCATATCGCGGAAATCAATGTCCATGTAAACGGGCATGACTTCAACGCCAAGGAAGAGTCGGAGGATATGTATACCTCCATCGATAATACCGCTAAGAGTCTTGAACGCCAGATAAAGAGGTTCAAGGCCAAGCTCAAGTCGAGCCATCAAAAGAGTAAAAAGCATATGAAGGAACACATCCCGCGTGAAATCGTCATCAAATCTGACAGTGTGGGCAGTGCGAGCGGGATCGAGTTGCTCGAAAACATCGACAGGGAACTCGTGATGCTGAACGTGGAAGAAGCAATCCTTTCGATGAACAAGGTCTCCGAAGATTTCCTTCTTTTCAATAATACTGAATCGGGGAGACTGAATTTTGTTTATAAACGTTCGGATGGACATTATGGTGTTATAGATATTTCAGAATAA
- a CDS encoding HPr family phosphocarrier protein: MVTGKVKVENKNGIHLRLAGELVKAATRFKATVMIGRDGELINAKSMLGVAGLGAQYGTELELNVDGEDEKNALDTLVDLIKNRFYVEE; this comes from the coding sequence ATGGTCACTGGAAAAGTCAAAGTAGAGAATAAGAATGGAATACATCTAAGACTGGCTGGTGAACTGGTCAAGGCCGCTACCAGGTTTAAGGCAACGGTCATGATCGGCAGGGACGGGGAACTGATCAATGCCAAGAGCATGCTTGGGGTGGCGGGACTCGGCGCGCAATACGGCACTGAACTGGAGTTGAATGTCGATGGTGAAGATGAGAAGAATGCTCTCGACACACTGGTCGATTTGATTAAAAACAGGTTCTACGTGGAAGAGTGA
- a CDS encoding PTS system mannose/fructose/sorbose family transporter subunit IID — translation MLRTHLNMMWRLFFLQNSRNDRTIDGLGFFHVLSPLFKDIAEDENELADMTGRHLGYFNANPILASYIVGVIMHLELKKKAGEDISSDRIDRVKQTLSAVLTAKGDYFFEVILIPLALTIGSIFAIYSSYIGPIIFLVSYNLYHLHSRIGGYRTGLLMGEDVGRELAGTLFREQKFLGGFAAFVSGVFAALVFFRGWSLGGYRFVIWGLLALAGIFLLGRKISLIWVVLVLFLVSAIFLVVFNGGL, via the coding sequence ATGTTAAGAACACATCTTAATATGATGTGGAGACTGTTTTTCCTTCAGAACTCTAGAAACGACAGGACGATAGACGGCCTGGGGTTTTTCCATGTTCTCTCACCCCTTTTCAAGGATATTGCCGAGGATGAGAATGAACTGGCCGATATGACGGGCAGGCACCTCGGCTACTTCAACGCCAATCCCATTCTCGCATCCTACATCGTCGGCGTTATCATGCATCTCGAACTGAAGAAAAAGGCAGGGGAAGATATTAGCTCGGACAGGATTGACAGGGTGAAACAGACTCTGTCGGCTGTACTTACGGCAAAAGGGGATTATTTCTTCGAAGTCATATTAATTCCGCTTGCATTGACAATCGGCAGCATTTTTGCTATCTATTCCTCGTATATCGGCCCGATTATCTTCCTGGTCTCTTATAACCTGTATCATCTTCATTCGAGGATCGGTGGTTATAGGACGGGCCTGTTAATGGGAGAGGATGTCGGGCGTGAACTCGCCGGCACTTTGTTCAGGGAACAGAAGTTTCTCGGTGGATTCGCCGCCTTCGTATCCGGGGTTTTTGCTGCTCTGGTCTTTTTCAGGGGATGGAGCCTGGGCGGTTACCGATTTGTCATATGGGGTCTCCTGGCACTGGCCGGCATCTTTTTGCTTGGCAGGAAGATTTCCTTGATATGGGTGGTACTTGTATTATTTTTAGTTTCGGCAATATTTCTGGTCGTTTTCAATGGCGGCCTGTAG
- a CDS encoding DUF1926 domain-containing protein, translating to MDKKVHFVLGIHNHQPVGNFDHVIEDAYQKAYRPFIEVMEEYPDIPFALHNSGILWDWLEDKHPDYIKRVSRMVRGGGIELMSAGYYEPILTVIPERDRQGQLAMMKDYLVDRFKAEPRGCWLTERIWDPHLPDTLAGAGLEYVIVDDSHFKSTGFLSSEMRGYFMTEENGSYIKVFPIDRGLRYLVPFHEPEEVIKYFREIYENGGDQRKIAVLADDGEKFGLWPGTNDLCYRQDWLRRFCDALRTNSDWLSVTTFPKVIDSVRPLGIVYLPTASYSEMMEWALPLKAQVAHQQAKEILEASGSFAEPAEAVRGGLWRNFLVKYEESNWMHKRMLSVSKKIDEWNRKDQVGSSTDHSSVYHKALSHLYQAQCNCAYWHGLFGGLYLPHLRSAIFKHLIEAENVISDDESDGRSPSWEIVDMDGDGVDEILVANDSMRAWFKRTGGTLRELDSISPAFNLTDTLTRREELYHVDVKRIGEEGGGDPDSTVSIHNMAVVREEGLEKKLYYDGDPRLSLVDRFLPVGEGAGDIGKGIFTEIGDFHDALYDLKTESDNGLRLVFTRKGSVAQDDEERAVVLKKIVSIDGSSPALDVEYSITPEGGGLSCRFAVENVFSFLAGDAPDRYFEFPGKELDDRKLASTGEVAGVKEMSLVDEWLNLRVDLEMEPASLFWRFPVETVSNSDSGYERVYQGSAVVPLWDIDAADGKTVIFRIRIMVRPAFDGEGIDR from the coding sequence ATGGATAAAAAAGTTCATTTTGTATTGGGCATACATAATCATCAGCCTGTCGGCAATTTCGATCATGTGATAGAGGACGCATACCAGAAAGCCTATCGGCCATTTATAGAGGTGATGGAGGAATATCCGGATATTCCCTTCGCACTTCATAACAGTGGTATCCTCTGGGACTGGCTGGAAGATAAACATCCCGATTACATAAAGAGAGTTTCCAGGATGGTCCGCGGTGGAGGGATCGAACTGATGTCAGCGGGATATTACGAACCTATTCTTACTGTGATTCCGGAAAGAGACAGACAGGGCCAGCTGGCGATGATGAAGGATTATCTGGTGGATCGCTTCAAGGCAGAGCCGAGAGGCTGCTGGTTGACCGAGAGGATATGGGACCCCCACCTGCCGGATACACTTGCAGGTGCTGGCCTCGAATATGTCATCGTAGATGATTCACATTTCAAAAGTACCGGATTCCTTTCCAGCGAGATGCGTGGATATTTTATGACAGAGGAAAACGGTTCATATATAAAGGTCTTTCCGATCGATCGGGGTCTTCGCTATCTTGTCCCGTTCCATGAGCCGGAAGAAGTCATCAAATATTTCAGGGAGATCTATGAAAACGGCGGTGACCAGAGAAAGATAGCGGTCCTGGCAGACGACGGGGAAAAGTTCGGGTTATGGCCAGGCACAAACGACCTCTGCTACAGGCAGGACTGGCTACGGCGGTTTTGCGATGCTCTGCGGACCAACAGTGATTGGCTCAGTGTGACGACATTTCCCAAAGTGATAGATTCTGTTCGGCCTCTGGGGATAGTCTATCTGCCGACCGCTTCTTACAGTGAGATGATGGAATGGGCGCTGCCGCTGAAAGCGCAGGTAGCCCATCAGCAGGCTAAGGAGATTCTTGAAGCGAGTGGTTCTTTTGCTGAACCTGCCGAGGCTGTCAGGGGAGGGCTCTGGAGAAATTTCCTCGTAAAATACGAAGAAAGTAACTGGATGCACAAACGGATGCTTTCGGTGAGTAAGAAGATAGATGAGTGGAACAGAAAAGACCAGGTCGGGTCTTCCACAGATCATTCATCCGTATACCATAAGGCACTTTCACATCTTTACCAGGCTCAGTGCAATTGCGCGTACTGGCATGGGCTGTTCGGTGGACTGTATCTTCCACACCTGAGAAGCGCGATATTCAAACATCTGATAGAGGCTGAGAATGTCATATCGGATGATGAGAGCGACGGCCGGTCTCCCTCATGGGAGATCGTCGATATGGATGGAGACGGAGTGGATGAGATACTCGTGGCCAACGATTCGATGAGAGCATGGTTCAAGCGCACGGGAGGCACGTTGCGGGAGCTGGACAGTATCTCACCCGCATTCAATCTCACCGACACCCTTACCAGGCGTGAAGAATTGTATCATGTCGATGTCAAAAGAATAGGCGAAGAGGGAGGGGGAGATCCGGACTCCACAGTGAGTATTCACAATATGGCGGTAGTCAGGGAAGAAGGCCTGGAGAAGAAGCTGTATTATGACGGAGACCCCCGGTTGTCACTGGTCGACCGGTTTCTGCCAGTTGGTGAAGGGGCTGGAGACATCGGGAAAGGTATATTTACCGAGATCGGGGATTTTCACGATGCGCTCTACGATCTGAAGACCGAATCGGACAATGGGCTTCGACTTGTTTTCACCAGAAAAGGAAGCGTAGCGCAGGATGATGAAGAAAGGGCAGTGGTCCTGAAGAAAATCGTATCGATCGATGGATCTTCTCCGGCACTGGATGTGGAATATTCTATCACTCCCGAGGGTGGTGGTCTCAGTTGTCGCTTTGCGGTGGAGAATGTTTTCTCATTTCTCGCGGGAGACGCCCCAGACAGGTATTTCGAGTTCCCCGGCAAAGAACTGGATGACAGAAAACTGGCCTCGACCGGTGAGGTCGCAGGTGTGAAGGAGATGTCTCTGGTCGATGAATGGCTCAATCTCAGGGTGGACCTCGAGATGGAACCGGCATCGCTTTTCTGGCGTTTTCCTGTCGAAACGGTGTCGAACAGCGATTCGGGTTACGAGAGGGTCTATCAGGGCTCAGCGGTCGTTCCCCTGTGGGATATCGATGCTGCTGATGGCAAAACAGTTATTTTCAGGATCAGGATCATGGTAAGACCGGCTTTTGACGGGGAGGGGATAGATCGATGA
- the ptsP gene encoding phosphoenolpyruvate--protein phosphotransferase: MSSKKEMIFTGIPAAPGIAFGQAFVVNIEDLPVTAEPIEDDMVEDEIARMESALKQTGEELSGLHSTLEAEMGEEHAKILDSHIMLIADELMKTETIQIIRNDKVNAACAFSRVIDKTLRTFDQMEDQYLKERAEDIRDVKKRVIRNLFGHKVEGLANLRREAVVVAHNLTPADTVGFRKKFVKAFVSEMGGSTSHAAIIARSMGIPAVVGLDEVRSHIKPFDELIVDGISGQVILHPKEETIALYEQAQERFLEMEEELLTIKDYPAVTLDGRTIELSANIETLDEVEDIKSHGAKGVGLFRTEYFFITRGTLPGEEEQYRYYSEVVKNVAPDPVLFRTLDIGGDKIAAWVDDTQEENPFMGWRGIRFTLSRKDIFRTQLRAIYRAAVFGRVRIMFPMVSIVDEVRQAMDICREVQDDLKRENYQFDHNVETGIMIETPSAVAMADVLAKEVDFFSIGSNDLVQYALAVDRGNSRISYLYSPMHPAIIRLINDTAQVAHNNNIWVGLCGEMVADARVRGTLLLIGLGLDEFSASAYLIPEIKKIIRSVTYDETKSMVKMALTKATATEVVELIDQFIEEKRPELKELIPKGAI; this comes from the coding sequence ATGAGTTCTAAAAAGGAAATGATATTCACCGGTATTCCGGCGGCGCCGGGTATTGCCTTTGGCCAGGCTTTTGTCGTGAATATCGAGGATCTCCCGGTGACGGCCGAGCCCATCGAGGACGATATGGTCGAGGATGAGATCGCCCGCATGGAATCGGCGTTGAAACAGACAGGAGAGGAACTGTCCGGGCTTCACAGCACCCTGGAGGCCGAGATGGGTGAAGAACACGCAAAGATCCTTGATTCACATATTATGCTCATCGCCGATGAATTGATGAAAACCGAGACGATCCAGATAATAAGGAACGACAAGGTAAACGCCGCCTGCGCGTTCTCAAGGGTGATCGACAAGACTCTGAGGACCTTCGACCAGATGGAAGATCAGTATTTGAAGGAGAGAGCCGAAGATATCCGTGACGTCAAAAAAAGGGTCATAAGAAATCTGTTCGGACACAAGGTGGAAGGGCTTGCAAACCTCAGAAGAGAGGCTGTTGTCGTAGCGCACAACCTTACGCCTGCCGATACGGTCGGGTTCAGGAAGAAATTCGTTAAGGCCTTTGTCTCGGAGATGGGCGGAAGCACTTCTCATGCCGCTATCATAGCCCGCTCCATGGGCATCCCTGCGGTAGTGGGGCTGGATGAGGTTCGCAGCCATATCAAGCCGTTCGACGAATTGATAGTAGACGGGATATCGGGGCAGGTGATCCTGCATCCGAAAGAAGAGACTATAGCTCTTTACGAACAGGCCCAGGAAAGATTCCTGGAGATGGAAGAAGAGCTGCTGACGATAAAAGATTACCCGGCGGTGACTCTCGATGGGCGGACGATAGAACTGTCCGCCAATATTGAGACGCTCGACGAAGTCGAAGATATAAAGAGTCATGGCGCGAAGGGCGTCGGACTGTTCAGGACCGAGTATTTTTTCATCACCCGCGGGACCCTGCCGGGCGAGGAAGAACAGTATCGCTATTATTCAGAGGTTGTAAAGAATGTGGCTCCGGACCCGGTGCTCTTCAGGACTCTGGATATCGGGGGAGACAAGATCGCGGCATGGGTCGACGACACCCAGGAAGAGAATCCCTTCATGGGCTGGAGAGGTATAAGATTCACTCTATCCCGCAAGGACATATTCCGGACACAGCTTCGAGCGATATACAGGGCCGCGGTCTTCGGCAGGGTGCGTATCATGTTTCCCATGGTCTCCATTGTGGACGAGGTCAGGCAGGCTATGGATATCTGCAGGGAAGTCCAGGATGACCTGAAAAGGGAAAATTACCAGTTTGACCATAACGTGGAGACAGGGATCATGATCGAGACTCCATCCGCTGTGGCCATGGCCGATGTCCTGGCAAAGGAAGTCGATTTTTTCAGTATCGGTTCAAACGATCTGGTACAGTACGCCCTGGCTGTGGACAGGGGGAACAGCAGGATCTCCTACTTGTACAGCCCGATGCACCCTGCCATCATCCGGCTTATAAACGATACGGCACAGGTCGCTCACAACAACAATATCTGGGTTGGGCTCTGCGGAGAGATGGTGGCAGATGCCCGGGTGAGAGGTACTCTTCTCCTGATAGGTCTCGGGCTTGACGAGTTCAGCGCGAGTGCCTATCTGATACCGGAGATCAAGAAGATCATCCGTTCGGTCACATACGACGAGACAAAATCCATGGTTAAAATGGCGCTCACAAAAGCCACGGCTACTGAAGTCGTGGAGCTGATAGACCAGTTTATCGAGGAAAAGAGACCGGAACTCAAGGAACTCATTCCTAAAGGTGCGATATAG
- a CDS encoding PTS sugar transporter subunit IIC, with translation MSPFLAVALVGGVLAVDHRSSLKLMISQPIVGGLITGIVLGTPAEGFLVGSLMQMMFLGLVNIRGRTTPDLPVGAVVAAALYILTSAESGGDQLLRGNVLFWSILTGILVAGLGQYLYAIWERSSVGLTSAAFGYAREGKLRRASIIHISILLVHFAYGALLILLLVPVGRIALSALVELTSPVEGGALTALTVILPFIGVGSLMRLYRSRSQVFWFIAGFLLTIMIVLMRG, from the coding sequence ATGAGTCCGTTTCTCGCTGTCGCCCTGGTCGGAGGTGTTCTTGCCGTAGATCACAGAAGCTCCCTCAAGTTGATGATATCACAGCCGATTGTTGGAGGCCTGATTACGGGAATCGTTCTTGGAACGCCCGCGGAGGGGTTTCTCGTTGGATCTCTGATGCAGATGATGTTTCTTGGCCTGGTGAACATAAGGGGCAGGACGACACCTGATCTACCTGTCGGTGCAGTTGTAGCGGCCGCACTCTATATCCTGACATCCGCTGAGTCGGGTGGGGACCAGCTGCTCAGGGGGAACGTGCTTTTCTGGTCGATCCTGACCGGTATCCTGGTAGCGGGACTGGGTCAGTATCTTTACGCGATATGGGAAAGGTCCTCGGTCGGTTTGACGAGTGCAGCCTTCGGATATGCCAGGGAGGGAAAACTACGGCGGGCTTCGATCATTCATATTTCGATCCTCCTGGTACATTTTGCCTATGGAGCCCTGCTGATACTTCTGCTGGTACCTGTCGGCAGAATAGCCCTTTCGGCTCTTGTAGAACTTACGTCTCCGGTCGAGGGTGGGGCCCTGACCGCACTCACAGTGATTTTACCGTTTATAGGCGTCGGTTCGCTCATGAGATTATACAGGTCTCGATCTCAGGTGTTCTGGTTCATAGCGGGTTTTCTACTTACGATTATGATCGTTCTGATGAGAGGGTGA
- a CDS encoding PTS sugar transporter subunit IIB produces MRQRMIIVLRIDDRLIHAQVVIGWGRSVKPDRIVIADDDVAANEWEKQLYTSASPDFRVSILSIARAFEQIDGGVFDKEKIILLVRGPKDAMRLLEMGLDLDEVNVGGMHFSEGREKLLDNIYLDPDERDTLREMVKKGITLEARALPDSEKVILNSMVV; encoded by the coding sequence GTGAGACAGAGGATGATAATCGTTCTGAGGATAGATGACAGGTTGATACACGCACAGGTCGTGATCGGGTGGGGCAGAAGCGTCAAGCCCGACAGGATTGTCATCGCGGACGATGACGTAGCTGCCAACGAATGGGAAAAGCAGCTTTATACCTCAGCTTCCCCCGATTTCAGGGTCTCGATCCTGTCTATAGCAAGGGCCTTCGAGCAGATAGATGGGGGAGTGTTCGATAAGGAGAAGATAATCCTGCTGGTGCGAGGGCCAAAGGATGCCATGCGCCTGCTGGAAATGGGACTTGATCTCGATGAAGTGAATGTAGGGGGGATGCATTTTTCAGAGGGCAGGGAAAAGCTGCTCGATAACATCTATCTGGACCCGGATGAACGCGACACCTTGAGGGAAATGGTAAAAAAAGGGATCACTCTCGAGGCAAGAGCTTTGCCGGACAGCGAGAAGGTCATACTCAATTCGATGGTTGTCTGA
- the hprK gene encoding HPr(Ser) kinase/phosphatase: MVNEHSVQLFFEENAEEFKLEALTDELSSPIPITTSDVHRPAFALAGFMENYLHERIQILGETEILYIRSLDADTQRESIGRLFTHKLCCIIVTKALEIPKDLHTLATEHGVPVLRTAMQTTDFIHVLTAELDYVFAPRTMIHSSLVDVYGVGLLFTGRSAIGKSEIALDLVERGHRLVADDVVEIVRHGDVLIGRGRDHLRHYMEIRGIGIINVMDLFGIRAVRIQKRIEVVVRLEDYDPDKDWERLGLDDQVTDILGEEVRQLVIPIYPGKNITVISEVIALNHMLKVYGIDAAQRLDQQLLNMMESDKKTRRYLKYDVE, encoded by the coding sequence TTGGTAAATGAACATTCAGTTCAGCTCTTTTTCGAGGAGAACGCCGAAGAATTCAAACTCGAGGCGCTGACGGATGAGTTGTCGAGTCCGATACCGATAACGACATCGGACGTTCATCGCCCCGCCTTTGCGCTGGCCGGATTTATGGAGAATTATCTCCATGAGCGAATCCAGATACTCGGTGAGACAGAGATCCTATACATCCGCTCTCTGGATGCAGATACACAGAGAGAATCTATCGGCAGGCTTTTCACCCATAAACTCTGTTGTATCATCGTGACGAAAGCGCTTGAGATACCGAAAGATCTTCACACTCTTGCTACCGAGCACGGGGTGCCAGTACTGAGGACTGCGATGCAGACCACCGACTTCATCCACGTACTTACTGCGGAGCTTGACTATGTTTTTGCTCCCCGGACCATGATCCACAGTTCACTGGTCGACGTTTACGGAGTTGGTCTGCTGTTTACGGGAAGAAGCGCGATCGGTAAGAGTGAGATCGCTCTCGATCTGGTCGAACGAGGTCATCGGCTGGTAGCTGACGATGTCGTCGAGATAGTGAGGCATGGTGACGTGCTTATAGGCCGAGGACGTGATCATCTCAGGCACTACATGGAGATCAGGGGAATAGGGATAATCAACGTCATGGACCTTTTTGGCATTCGGGCCGTCAGGATACAGAAGAGGATCGAGGTCGTCGTCCGTCTCGAAGATTATGATCCGGATAAGGACTGGGAAAGATTGGGACTGGATGACCAGGTGACCGATATCCTGGGCGAGGAAGTCAGGCAGCTTGTCATCCCGATCTACCCCGGAAAGAATATCACTGTAATATCCGAAGTGATCGCTCTGAACCACATGCTCAAGGTCTACGGTATCGATGCGGCCCAGAGGCTGGATCAGCAGCTTCTTAATATGATGGAAAGCGACAAGAAGACAAGAAGGTACCTTAAGTATGATGTAGAGTGA
- the lipA gene encoding lipoyl synthase, giving the protein MTLQPEVHGAGRLPVWLKRKIPLLGECSRIESTVRKRGLHTICREGLCPNRAECYSKGKVTFMMLGDTCTRDCGFCSVEHGKPLPVDSGEPSRIADASRELRLDHVIVTSVTRDDLSDGGASQYADLIRCLKEIDPAPVVEVLVPDFRGDMDALQTVLDARPDIFSHNIETVRRLFGEVRKEADYDGSLSLLAEAGKRDRRIKLKSSMMLGLGERTEEVIETMKDLLGAGCHFAALGQYLRPGLDQVPVKAYIPPEDFALLEKKGYEMGFLEVTAGPLVRSSYQENQIDRYLPDAPKQGPGQGGRI; this is encoded by the coding sequence ATGACTTTACAACCTGAAGTTCATGGTGCTGGCCGACTCCCGGTCTGGCTCAAGAGGAAGATACCTCTGCTTGGCGAGTGTTCGCGTATAGAGAGTACCGTCAGGAAGAGAGGGCTGCATACTATCTGCAGGGAGGGGCTCTGCCCGAACAGGGCCGAGTGCTATTCGAAGGGTAAAGTCACGTTTATGATGCTCGGCGATACATGTACCCGCGATTGTGGTTTCTGTAGCGTAGAGCATGGGAAGCCTTTACCCGTCGATTCTGGCGAACCTTCCCGCATAGCGGACGCCTCCCGGGAATTGAGACTTGATCATGTGATAGTCACTTCCGTTACCAGAGACGACCTTTCTGACGGTGGAGCATCTCAATACGCCGATCTGATCAGGTGTCTGAAGGAGATCGATCCAGCGCCTGTAGTAGAGGTCCTTGTTCCCGATTTTCGCGGGGATATGGACGCGCTACAGACGGTGCTCGATGCACGTCCCGATATCTTCTCACATAATATCGAGACGGTGAGGCGACTATTTGGAGAAGTAAGAAAAGAAGCGGATTATGACGGGTCTTTATCACTCCTGGCTGAGGCTGGGAAAAGGGACAGGAGGATCAAACTGAAGTCTTCGATGATGCTGGGGTTGGGAGAGAGGACGGAAGAGGTCATTGAGACGATGAAAGACTTGCTGGGAGCCGGTTGTCATTTTGCTGCCCTTGGGCAGTATCTGCGTCCGGGACTTGACCAGGTGCCGGTGAAAGCCTATATTCCGCCGGAAGATTTTGCATTGCTGGAAAAAAAGGGTTACGAGATGGGATTTCTGGAAGTGACGGCGGGACCGCTCGTCAGGAGTTCGTACCAGGAAAACCAGATCGATCGATACCTGCCGGATGCCCCCAAGCAGGGGCCAGGGCAAGGAGGAAGAATATGA